In a single window of the Paramisgurnus dabryanus chromosome 23, PD_genome_1.1, whole genome shotgun sequence genome:
- the LOC135768136 gene encoding transmembrane protein 80-like encodes MATGMAGKKTIVISSVLLQILLYLSAAYSVLYFICTLFMIIYKTQVLSYPDGQLALDVCLLFLMAGLEYLRIYWGVRGNLQESEGYMGLNLITTGATVLLALYYILWQSYVLRADIIIGAILICLYGITGIVGFGTLARFTSAYS; translated from the exons ATGGCGACAGGCATGGCAG GGAAGAAAACCATTGTT ATCTCATCTGTGCTGCTCCAAATTCTTTTGTATCTCTCAGCAGCTTACAGTGTGTTGTATTTCATATGCACACTCTTCATGATCATCTACAAAA CCCAAGTGTTGAGTTATCCTGATGGTCAGCTCGCTCTGGATGTATGTCTGCTGTTTCTTATGGCTGGTCTGGAGTACCTGAGAATCTACTGGG GTGTCAGGGGAAACTTACAAGAGAGCGAAGGCTACATGGGTTTAAATCTGATCACCACAGGGGCCACGGTGCTCTTGGCACTTTATTACATCCTATGGCAGTCATACGTGCTGCGAGCTGACATTATCATTGGCGCCATTCTGATCTGCTTATATGGCATTACAGGAATTGTGGGGTTTGGGACTCTGGCACGCTTCACCAG TGCTTATTCCTGA